A genome region from Gemmatimonadota bacterium includes the following:
- a CDS encoding zinc ribbon domain-containing protein — protein sequence MPYYEYRCDANAQTLEVRHGMSEVLTTWGELASRSGTPLGDTPADAPVEKLLSPSMPMTPGAAVPSTGCGAGCACGRPA from the coding sequence ATGCCGTACTACGAATACCGTTGTGACGCCAACGCGCAGACCCTGGAGGTCCGCCACGGGATGTCCGAGGTGCTGACCACGTGGGGGGAGCTCGCCTCCCGCTCCGGCACGCCGCTGGGCGACACGCCCGCCGACGCCCCCGTGGAGAAGCTGCTCAGCCCCTCGATGCCGATGACGCCCGGCGCCGCCGTGCCGTCGACCGGGTGCGGAGCGGGGTGCGCCTGCGGACGACCGGCCTGA